Genomic segment of Arthrobacter antioxidans:
CGTCGGCGCGATGTCCGGCATCATGGTGCAGGACTGGAGCTTCCCCTGGTGGGCCGCCTTCCTCGCATCGCTGGTCATCGGCGGTCTCGTGGGCGCCTGGCAGGGCTTCTGGGTGGCCTACGTCGGGATCCCGGCGTTCATCGTCACCCTCGCCGGCATGCTCATGTTCCGCGGGCTCACGCAGATCGTCCTCGGGAACCAGCGCATCACCGGCTTCCCCGAGGAGTACCGCCAGCTCGGCGGCGGCTTCCTGTTCCCGGGACTGTTCCCGCCGGAGACCAACCTCCTGGACTGGACGACCGTCGGCCTCGGCGTCATCGCCGTGATGCTCCTGGTCGTCACGCAGCTGCGCGGCCGGGCCACCCGCGCCCGGCTCGAGCTCGAGGACGAGCCGGCGGCGTGGTTCTTCACCAAGCTCGCGTTCATCGCGCTCATGATCCTCGGACTGACCTACCTGCTGGCCGGTTCGCGCAGCGGGACGCCGATCGTCCTCGTGGTGCTCGGCGTGCTGATCGTCGCGTACAGCGCCGTGATGAACAACAGTGTCTTCGGCCGCCACATCTATGCCCGGGGTGGCAACCTCCAGGCCGCGCAGCTGTCCGGTGTCAACACCAAGCGGATCGACTTCCTGCTCTTCGTCAATATGGGTGTCCTCGCGGCGCTGGCGGGCCTCATCTTCACGGGCCGCCTCAACTCGGCGGGTCCGGGTGCGGGCAACCTGTTCGAGCTCGACGCCATCGCGGCGGCGTTCATCGGCGGCGCGGCGGTGACCGGCGGCGTGGGAACAGTGATCGGGGCCATCACCGGCGGCCTGATCATGGGCGTGCTCAACAACGGAATGTCCCTGCTCGGGGTGGGGATCGACGTCCAGCAGTTCATCAAGGGCATGGTGCTCCTGCTCGCCGTCGGGTTCGACGTGTTCAACAAGCGGCGCGCCTCGAACGCGCTGAAGTAGGGCTCCGCAGAAGAAATCCTGGAAAAGACGGCCCGGGCGTAACTTTCCCCGCCTCCCGGTCGATTACCCCAGTGAAAGCGCCGCACCGAGGCCTATCCCCCAACGGGCCTCGGTGCGGCCTTTTTTGCACCCGCAGGAAGGGCTCTCCGCCCGGTCGGGAGGCCACGGCTACGATGGTCACGCCGTGCCGCTCGAACAAGGAACAGATGGAACGTGGTCTCAACGCTGCCTGCTGATGCGCTCGTCCGCGCGCAGACAGGCGAGCCGGCGGCCCTGTCCCTGATCTATCGGTCGCTGAGCCCGGCCGTGCTGGGATACTTCGCGGGGCGCGGGTCCGAGGACCCGGAGGCCCTCACCCAGGAAGTCTTCCTCGCGGTCTTCTCCAGGCTCGAGTCGGTGACCGGAGGGCTTCCCGGGCTGCGCACGTTCACCTTCTCGGTCGCGCACGCGCGCTACGTGGACGAGGTGCGCAGGAGGACGCGGGCGCCCGTGCTGGTGGGCTACGAGGTCGACGGCGATACCCGGACCACGGACTCCGCGGAGGCGGTGGCGCTCGGCAACCTCGACGTGGCAGGGGGGTTGCTCGAGCAGCTCAGCACCGAGCAGCGCGAGGTCATCCTCCTGCGCATCGTGGCGGAGCTGCCGATCGACCAGGTCGCCGAGATCCTCGGGAAGTCCGCAGGATCGGTGAAGCAGCTGCAGCGGCGGGGACTGCTCAGGCTGAAGGACCTCGTTCAACCCAATGAATCGGAAGCGCTATGACTGGACGTGAGACGCCGGACGCCGTACGGCTCCTCCTCGACGAGGCCGGCGTTGCCGACGACCCCGCCCTCGTGCGCGCCGTGGAGACCATCCGCACCCTCGGGGCGGGACCCGCGCCCGAGGTGACCGCCGAACTCGCCCAGCTGATGGCCGACGGCGGCAGGGCGCCGTCGGGCCGCCGCAACAAGCGGCGTATCACCTTCATCGGTGGAGCGCTGGCCGTGTCCATGGGCGTCGGGATGTCCGGCGTCGCGGCCGGCACCGCTCTCACCGACGGCCTCGCCGAGGCCGTCGAGTCGATGGCACGCTTCAGCATCCGGGACAGCGCCGACCGGGCGCACCCGCTTCCCGGCGCACCGGCGGGGCCCGACGACGGCGGAGGGCCCGTCGTCGCCCCGTCCGCGGAGGCCCCGGCCCGGTCGCTCGCGGAGCCGGTTCCGGCGCCGTCGGCCGCGGCGGAGGTGGGCCGCTCGGCCGATGCCGGTCCCTCCGTGGCGGACGCCGGTCCGTCCGCGGACCATGCGGTGCCGCGTGGTCCGGCAGGCCCCGGTCCGTCCGGTCCGGAGCACACCCCTCCGGGTGCCGCCCCGGATGCGCCGGCCGCTGCGGGTCCACCCGCTGCAGTCCCTCCCGCGCGCCAGGCGCCCCCCGCCGGGACTCCTGCTGCGGAGGCGCCCCCGGCCGCGGTCCCCCCGGCCGCGGCGTCGCCCGTGGGGCCGGCGGGATCCGCGCCGGCGCCCGGACGCGAGCGTCGCTCCCAGACTGCGCCGGGAAGCCCGGCGCCCGGGAGCACTGTGCCGGGAGGCCGGGCTCCGGGGACTGCGGTCCCCGGGAACGGACAGGCAGGCGGTCCGGCCGCAGGGAACGGAAAGCCGGTCGACCCGGCCACAGGCGAGGGGAAGGGGATCGGTCCGGCCCCCGGGCAGGGGAAGGCGGACGGCTCCGTCCCCGGCACGGGCACGGCAGGCGGTCCGGTGCCCGGGAACGGGACCGCGAAGGCGGGCGGCCGGGGTCCCGAGGTCCGGCAGCTGAAGCAGGCCGCGCCGGGGGCTCCGGCCGGTCCTGCTGCCGCCCCGCGGGGGAGCGGCCCGTCCGCTGACGGGCGGGCTGTTCCCGCGCCGCAGGGCTGGGCGTGGCTCCTCGCGCCCGCGGCCGGTCCCGGGCAGGTCCCGTCCGCGCCCGTCACCGGGGACCCCGACCGGCTGTACCCCTGGGAGCCCGGCGCGGAGGAGGCGACGTTCGTGCCCGGCCCCGTCCCGGCGTCGGATGATCCCGCCGGGCTGCCGGGCCTCCGCTAGGAGGTGAGCTGCCGCTTGGAGGAGATGACGCCGGTGTTGAACCCGGCGAGGTTGAGCCCGCCGTGGAAGCGTGCGTGCTCGATCTTGATGCAGCGGTCCATCACCACGTCCAGGCCTGCGGCTTCGGCGTCGCGCGCCACGTCCTCGTGCCAGGACCCCAGCTGCAGCCAGAGCGTTCTCGCGCCGACGTCGAGCGCGTCCTGCAGCACCGAGGGCAGGTCGTCGTGCTTGCGGAACACGTCGACGACGTCGGGCACCTCGGGCAGGTCCTTCAGCGACGCGTAGGCCGGCTGGCCGAGGATCTCCTTCGCCACCGGGTTCACGAAGTACAGGCGGTAGGGGGAGGAGGACTGCAGGTAGGTCGCGACGAAGTAGGACGCGCGCGAGGGCTTGTCCGACGCGCCGACGATCGCCACCGACCGCGCGCTCCTCAGTAGGTTCAGCCGTGCGGGCGCCGACGGCCCCTCCCAGGTCCGTTCGGGTGTCGTGTTGCCGGTGCTGCCGCTCATGCTCCCACTCCCACTGCCCGTGTCGCCGACGCGTCGTCGTCGTTCTCCCCGGCCGCTTCCTGCGGCAGGTCCTCGAACCCGGCGTCGGAGGCGTTCACCGCGATGTCCAGGGCCTGGTCCAGGTCCCAGAGGATGTCCTCGAGGTCCTCCAGCCCCACGGAGATGCGCACGAGGTCCTCGGGGACGCCCGCCGCGGCGAGCTGCTCGGCCGAGAGCTGCTGGTGCGTCGTCGAGCCCGGATGGATCACGAGGGTGCGGGAGTCGCCCACGTTCGCGAGGTGCGAGGCGAGCTGCAGCGACTCGATGAACTTCTGGCCCGCCCTGCGGCCGCCCCTGATGCCGAAGCTGAACACGGAGCCGGGGCCCTGCGGCAGGTAGGTCTTCGCCCGCTCATGATGCGCATGGGTGGGGAGCCCGGCGTAGTTGACGTATTCCACCCGCGGATCTGCCTGCAGCCACTCGGCGACGGCCAGGGCGTTCTCGAGGTGTTCGTCCAGGCGCTGCGCGAGGGTCTCGACCCCCTGCAGGAGCTGGAAGGCGGACATCGGCGAGAGGGAGGGCCCGATGTCGCGGAGCTGCTCGGTGCGCAGCTTGGTCAGGAACCCGTACTCCCCGAAGTTCGCCCACCACTGGATGTTGCCGTAGGACGGCACGGGTTCGGTCATCATGGGGAACTTGCCGTTGCCCCAGTCGAACCGGCCGCTCTCCACGATCACGCCACCGAGCGTGGTGCCGTGCCCGCCGATGAACTTGGTGGCCGAGTGGATGACGATGTCCGCGCCGTGCTCGATGGGGCGCACCAGGTAGGGCGTGCTCAGCGTGGAGTCGACGATGAACGGGACGCCGGCGTCGTGGGCGACCTTCGCAAGGCCCGCGAGGTCGGCGATCTCGCCGGAAGGGTTCGCGATCACCTCGGCGTAGACCGCCTTGGTGTTGTCCCGGATGGCGGCCGCGTAGTCCGCGGGGTCCGTCCCGGGGACGAAGGTGGTCTCGATCCCGAACCGGCGCAGCGTGACGTCGAGCTGGGTGACGGTGCCGCCGTACAGCTGGGAGGCCGCGACGATGTGGTCCCCGGCCTGGCAGAGCGCCGCGAAGGTGATGAACTCCGCGCTCATGCCCGACGCCGTCGCCACCGCCCCGATCCCGCCCTCGAGGGAGGCGATGCGCTCCTCGAACGCGGCGACCGTGGGGTTGCCGATCCGCGAGTAGATGTTGCCGTACTTCTGCAGCGCGAAGAGGTTGGCGGCGTCGTTGGTGTCCTTGAACACGAAGGACGTCGTCTGGTAGATCGGGACCGCCCGGGCCCCGTGGGTGGCGTCGGGCGTGCCGCCCGCGTGCAGTGCGCGCGTGCGGAAACCGAAGGAACGTTCTGCCATCAGGCACCTGCCTTGCTGGATTCGGACACTGCGACGGTGGGTCGGAGGTCGGGGTGGGTGCCGCAGGCGGCTGGGACGATGCTCATGGTTCCCTCCATCGTTCTGGCAGTAGCACCCTCATGCCGGCGCGGGGACGCGGAGGCCAGGGTTGCTGCGGCGTCAGTGAGCCAGATCTCTCGGCCGCTCGGGATGGTCGGATCGAGTCTGACACCGGGCGGGTGCAGAACCAAACCATGTGTCCCCGTGTGAGGCAGGGGTTGCGGCGACCTAGGCTGGAGGGATGGAGGAATGGAGATCGGCAAGCCGGGCGCAGGACCGCAAGCTGTGGCAGACGCTCTGGTACGTCGGCGCCGCGCTGACGCTCACGCTGGCCAGCAGCATCCTCGTGGCCCTGGGCGGCCTCGGAACGGCGGCCACGGACTGGTTCTACGTCCAGCAGGCGGTGCTGCTCTCGCTCAGTGCAGCCGGGACGGTCTTCGCCCTCCGTCGCTGGCGGGCGCTGCGCGGCTGAGGCGCACTTCACCTCCTGTTATTCAAATGTGACAGAAGTGACTGCTGTTAGGTATGGTCAGCACGTGCTTCCGCGACCGTGGGGCGCTCCTGGACGGATTGCCGAGCCCTGCCGTCGTCCCGGACTCGTTCGCAACCACGAAAGGCAGGGACGGGGGAACCACTAGTTCCACCGGGCGCGCAGGAGACCCTGCAGGCGCCCTCGGGGTTAAGCCGCACCACATCACCCACGGGTGATGTGCGCGGCCGGGTGACTCCCATCCGAACCCGACAGCTCACCCCGCAGGCATGGGAGAGGTATAGAACCATGTCACGAAACATTTCTTCAGCGCGCCACCGTGCCGACGTCGACGGCAGTCTCGCGCTGCAGGGCCTGTCCCGCGCCGCCAAGGCTCACGCCACCGCCGTAGGCCGCCCCGTCGCGATCGCCGCCGTCACCTCGGGCCTCGCGCTCGGCGCCGTGGGCACCGCCCACGCCGGTGAGTACACCGAGCAGGGCACGACGACGGCCCCCGCGGCCGTCGCAGCACCGGCCGCCGGTGCCGCAGCGACGACGCACACCGTCGTCGCGGGTGACACCCTGGGCGCCGTCTCGGCACGCTATGGCGTGGACCTGACCGCGGTCCTCACGGCGAACGGCCTGTCCGTCGCATCGATCATCTTCCCCGGCGACACCATCACCATCCCCACCGGCGGTGCCGCTGCGGCTCC
This window contains:
- the mmsB gene encoding multiple monosaccharide ABC transporter permease; amino-acid sequence: MATTVKDAAVATPPPPVKHGISFLTSRLRQIGIFVALLVIVTLFQVLTGGALLQPDNVSNIIVQNSYILLLAIGMVMIIVAGHIDLSVGSVAAFVGAMSGIMVQDWSFPWWAAFLASLVIGGLVGAWQGFWVAYVGIPAFIVTLAGMLMFRGLTQIVLGNQRITGFPEEYRQLGGGFLFPGLFPPETNLLDWTTVGLGVIAVMLLVVTQLRGRATRARLELEDEPAAWFFTKLAFIALMILGLTYLLAGSRSGTPIVLVVLGVLIVAYSAVMNNSVFGRHIYARGGNLQAAQLSGVNTKRIDFLLFVNMGVLAALAGLIFTGRLNSAGPGAGNLFELDAIAAAFIGGAAVTGGVGTVIGAITGGLIMGVLNNGMSLLGVGIDVQQFIKGMVLLLAVGFDVFNKRRASNALK
- a CDS encoding RNA polymerase sigma factor, with the protein product MVSTLPADALVRAQTGEPAALSLIYRSLSPAVLGYFAGRGSEDPEALTQEVFLAVFSRLESVTGGLPGLRTFTFSVAHARYVDEVRRRTRAPVLVGYEVDGDTRTTDSAEAVALGNLDVAGGLLEQLSTEQREVILLRIVAELPIDQVAEILGKSAGSVKQLQRRGLLRLKDLVQPNESEAL
- a CDS encoding CoA-binding protein, with the translated sequence MSGSTGNTTPERTWEGPSAPARLNLLRSARSVAIVGASDKPSRASYFVATYLQSSSPYRLYFVNPVAKEILGQPAYASLKDLPEVPDVVDVFRKHDDLPSVLQDALDVGARTLWLQLGSWHEDVARDAEAAGLDVVMDRCIKIEHARFHGGLNLAGFNTGVISSKRQLTS
- a CDS encoding O-acetylhomoserine aminocarboxypropyltransferase/cysteine synthase family protein, producing MAERSFGFRTRALHAGGTPDATHGARAVPIYQTTSFVFKDTNDAANLFALQKYGNIYSRIGNPTVAAFEERIASLEGGIGAVATASGMSAEFITFAALCQAGDHIVAASQLYGGTVTQLDVTLRRFGIETTFVPGTDPADYAAAIRDNTKAVYAEVIANPSGEIADLAGLAKVAHDAGVPFIVDSTLSTPYLVRPIEHGADIVIHSATKFIGGHGTTLGGVIVESGRFDWGNGKFPMMTEPVPSYGNIQWWANFGEYGFLTKLRTEQLRDIGPSLSPMSAFQLLQGVETLAQRLDEHLENALAVAEWLQADPRVEYVNYAGLPTHAHHERAKTYLPQGPGSVFSFGIRGGRRAGQKFIESLQLASHLANVGDSRTLVIHPGSTTHQQLSAEQLAAAGVPEDLVRISVGLEDLEDILWDLDQALDIAVNASDAGFEDLPQEAAGENDDDASATRAVGVGA